In Pecten maximus chromosome 10, xPecMax1.1, whole genome shotgun sequence, one genomic interval encodes:
- the LOC117335434 gene encoding uncharacterized protein DDB_G0279899-like, with protein sequence MASIAQLPIRSKGNSKCSIHKEKDVVFVCQECENLICTTCCLSENHKNHIDSLRELSEIKTEKTNTIVDFVNDTEKVNIPKLNQEIISSRTKMSTYKTHYENLRKNIIENNIQCKLELDKLTEDYISLCHTMEAATTDIIQTHITDLERRLDTLRNLLSEYKQTLQIGTAVLVYDSVSEIQEMDSTIPPTPDIDMAEFTPGKDRQSLLKQAVGNIIIPDELLRYTIPDSPTVMSEFTYPDDITSICLTSDGRAWLCDCSNDTVNLINTKGQVIQTIQHNSDIQDISL encoded by the coding sequence ATGGCAAGCATCGCCCAGTTACCAATCAGAAGTAAGGGGAATTCTAAATGTAGCATTCATAAAGAAAAGGATGTTGTCTTTGTTTGTCAAGAGTGTGAGAATTTAATATGCACAACATGTTGTTTATCAGAAAACCATAAAAATCATATTGACAGCTTACGTGAGCTGTCGGAAATTAAGACcgaaaaaacaaatacaattgtGGATTTTGTTAATGACACAGAAAAAGTAAATATTCCGAAACTGAACCAGGAAATTATTTCATCTCGAACAAAAATGTCTACTTATAAAACTCATTACGAAAATCTTCGCAAAAATATCATCGAAAATAATATCCAGTGTAAGCTAGAATTAGATAAGCTTACTGAggattatatatcattatgtcacaCGATGGAGGCGGCGACCACGGACATCATTCAGACCCACATCACAGACCTGGAGAGGAGATTGGATACTTTGAGGAACCTCTTATCAGAATATAAACAGACTCTTCAGATAGGAACTGCTGTACTCGTGTACGACTCGGTATCGGAAATCCAGGAAATGGATTCAACCATCCCACCGACACCTGATATAGACATGGCAGAGTTTACTCCGGGTAAGGACAGACAAAGTCTCCTGAAGCAGGCCGTCGGGAACATAATCATTCCCGATGAACTTCTCCGGTACACTATTCCTGACAGTCCCACTGTCATGTCCGAGTTCACATACCCGGATGACATCACATCGATCTGCCTAACATCTGATGGACGTGCGTGGCTGTGTGACTGCTCCAACGACACAGTAAATCTCATCAACACTAAAGGTCAGGTCATACAGACGATACAACACAACAGTGACATACAGGACATCAGTTTGTAG
- the LOC117336875 gene encoding thyroid transcription factor 1-associated protein 26 homolog — protein MDDNIKRKPFKKAHTKRPGADKYKKFIGNKSEGQGFADNRKRKVQHEYLKILSKQRKKDEHQANQQSERNNRFTDKEESSSSAEKFTKFSKSKWQSEQTKVEKARKKTEALKRKREREEALAKYSDKKHQKNKTFCKRTRKGQPVMKNQIEYLLTKIEKQVNKT, from the exons ATGGATGACAACATAAAAAGAAAGCCTTTCAAAAAAGCACACACCAAAAGGCCTGGTGCGGATAAATACAAGAAATTTATTGGAAATAAAAGCGAAG GACAAGGATTCGCAGACAACAGGAAGAGAAAAGTACAGCATGAGTACCTGAAGATATTGAGTAAACAGAGGAAAAAAGACGAACATCAAGCAAACCAACAATCGGAGAGAAATAACAGATTTACAGACAAAGAAGAAAG CTCTTCCAGTGCAGagaaatttacaaaattttctAAATCCAAATGGCAGTCTGAACAAACGAAAGTTGAAAAGGCAAGAAAGAAGACG GAGGCATTGAAGAGGAAACGAGAACGAGAGGAAGCATTAGCTAAATACAGTGACAAAAAGCaccagaaaaataaaacattttgcaaACGGACGCGTAAAGGACAACCGGTAATGAAAAATCAAATTGAATATCTGTTAACTAAAATTGAAAAGCAGGTCAATAAAACGTGA